From Spinacia oleracea cultivar Varoflay unplaced genomic scaffold, BTI_SOV_V1 SOVchr0_001, whole genome shotgun sequence, one genomic window encodes:
- the LOC130464787 gene encoding phenylacetaldehyde reductase-like isoform X4, whose translation MSISPTAAAAAGASSTPTSTAAMMTDKKAAVCVTGANGFIGTYLVKTLIESGYTTIHCSIFPNSSSSHLFSLFPSASIRIFEADILDYDAVSRAVEGCHGVFHVASPCTLEDPRDPQAELVDPAVKGTQNVLEASKNHGVRRVVLTSSISAMVPNFAWPTSLPVDESCWTDINYCRSHQKWYPVSKTLTEKTEGNNALGPSMHSMLSLINTVQY comes from the exons ATGTCAATTTCTCCTACCGCTGCCGCTGCCGCTGGCGCCAGCAGCACCCCAACCTCCACCGCGGCCATGATGACCGACAAAAAAGCGGCAGTATGCGTAACAGGAGCAAACGGGTTCATAGGCACATACCTAGTAAAGACCCTGATTGAATCCGGGTACACCACCATCCACTGCTCCATCTTCCCCAACTCCTCTTCCTCCcaccttttctctctcttcccttcCGCCTCCATTCGCATCTTCGAGGCTGATATCCTCGACTACGACGCCGTTTCGAGGGCTGTTGAAGGTTGTCACGGTGTGTTTCACGTGGCATCTCCTTGTACCTTAGAAGATCCCCGGGATCCACAAGCTGAGCTAGTGGACCCCGCTGTTAAAGGCACCCAGAACGTTCTAGAAGCTTCTAAGAATCACGGAGTAAGGCGGGTGGTGCTCACTTCCTCCATCTCTGCTATGGTTCCTAACTTTGCTTGGCCCACTTCTTTGCCTGTTGATGAGTCTTGTTGGACTGATATTAATTACTGCCGCTCTCACCAG AAATGGTACCCGGTATCTAAAACATTGACAGaaaaaactgaaggaaataatgcccttggtccaagtatgcattctatgttaagtctaataaatacggttcagtattaa
- the LOC110778631 gene encoding LOW QUALITY PROTEIN: uncharacterized protein At4g37920 (The sequence of the model RefSeq protein was modified relative to this genomic sequence to represent the inferred CDS: substituted 1 base at 1 genomic stop codon) has translation MITVGRLLNLVQLTNSKPKSLRDDNGYYVRNLNKLQYPSFLVRVNNASLKVSSWKEEQAIVSFPNGKAFQEEATEDGGNTKEEDDLDSLDGLKMIRVCDKLIEVFLLDKPSATDWRRLLTFSKEWSCIRPHFFLRCEERADSEDNPEMKHKLLRLGRKLREIDVDVQRNNELLEVARGASKNISEVVARRRKDFTKEFFEHLHTVAESYFDNPVEQNAVVXLGNTCLSAVQAYDTASDSIEAINSAEVKFQDIINSPSLDAACRKIDTLAAKNELDSALVLMITKAWSSAKESNMMKDEVKDVLYHLYKTARGNLQRLMPKEIRIVKYLLTIEDPEETLSALQDAFTPGEELEGKDVDNLYTTPEKLHTWIKAVVDAYNFSQEGTLIREARDLMNPKIIHKLEELNKIVLDRFL, from the exons ATGATTACAGTCGGCCGTTTGCTAAACCTTGTGCAACTCAcaaattcaaaacccaaatcaCTCAGGGACGACAATG GCTATTACGTTCGTAACCTGAATAAGTTGCAGTACCCCTCTTTCTTGGTAAGGGTCAACAATGCTTCTCTGAAGGTCAGTAGTTGGAAAGAAGAGCAAGCTATAGTTTCATTCCCTAATGGTAAAGCTTTTCAAGAAGAGGCAACAGAAGATGGTGGAAATACAAAAGAGGAAGATGACCTTGACAGCTTGGATGGTCTTAAGATGATCCGTGTCTGTGACAAGTTGATTGAAGTATTTTTATTAGACAAACCCTCTGCAACTGATTGGAGAAGATTATTAACCTTCAGTAAAGAATGGAGCTGTATCCGGCCCCACTTTTTTCTGCGTTGCGAGGAACGGGCAGATAGTGAAGATAACCCTGAAATGAAACACAAGCTACTTCGTCTTGGAAGGAAGCTGAGGGAG ATTGATGTAGATGTCCAGCGAAATAATGAACTTCTTGAAGTTGCGAGAGGAGCCTCAAAGAATATTAGTGAAGTAGTTGCAAGGCGTCGTAAGGACTTCACTAAAGAGTTTTTTGAGCATCTTCACACTGTTGCTGAATCCTATTTTGATAATCCAGTAGAGCAAAATG CTGTGGTATAGCTCGGGAACACGTGCTTATCTGCGGTACAAGCGTATGATACGGCTTCTGATAGCATAGAGGCTATAAATTCTGCTGAAGTGAAGTTCCAGGACATTATCAACTCTCCCTCCTTAGATGCTGCTTGCAGAAAAATAGACACCTTGGCTGCGAAGAATGAACTTGATTCTGCTCTGGTTTTGATGATAACAAAAGCTTGGTCTAGTGCCAAAGAATCAAACATGATGAAAGACGAG GTAAAGGATGTGTTGTATCATTTATACAAGACTGCAAGAGGTAACCTTCAGAGGCTAATGCCAAAGGAGATCAGGATTGTGAAATATCTTTTGACAATTGAGGATCCCGAGGAGACACTTTCTGCTCTCCAAGATGCATTTACTCCTGGAGAAGAGCTTGAAGGAAAGGACGTCGATAATTTGTACAC GACACCGGAGAAGCTGCATACCTGGATAAAAGCTGTGGTGGATGCATACAATTTCAGCCAAGAAGGAACACTAATTAGAGAGGCAAGGGATTTGATGAATCCTAAAATAATACACAAGTTGGAGGAACTAAACAAGATTGTTCTAGATAGATTTTTGTAA